From a single Brassica oleracea var. oleracea cultivar TO1000 chromosome C5, BOL, whole genome shotgun sequence genomic region:
- the LOC106293951 gene encoding uncharacterized protein LOC106293951, with protein MDNNNGIQRRRAIGEDDQTSNQRRRNNPAVMVTNEPQNERVQSEDDNNNWNGRRVWEDDRATNQVVVMNEPRNDGVQTGDDDDARLLPLSLSLRPPTSYSSQIAPMTSPPPLRLAPPSPVMQTWPPRYLMTRFPPSSQPYFVTSPSYLLSSSLSYSTLSRGSSTPIQPPYAPSFDFLTPARPVATAVESTRRSYRSQSSRNRKDETIPPPYPWATNKRGTIQSLENLESKQITTITGDVQCKHCDKVYQISYNLREKFSQVENVFVTRKRLMRERAPTFWTNPDPMRCDLCGRDKAVKPVIAERKSQINWLFLLLGQMLGYCTLEQLKNFCKHSRSHRTGAKDRVLYLTYLGLCRMLEPNRELFNRETSRW; from the coding sequence ATGGACAACAACAACGGCATCCAGAGGAGAAGAGCTATTGGGGAAGACGATCAGACAAGCAATCAACGCCGTCGAAATAACCCAGCGGTAATGGTGACGAACGAGCCTCAAAACGAACGGGTCCAGTCTGAAGATGACAACAACAATTGGAACGGAAGAAGAGTTTGGGAAGACGATCGGGCAACGAATCAAGTGGTGGTGATGAACGAGCCTCGAAACGACGGCGTACAGACTGGTGACGATGACGACGCACGCCTCCTTCCTCTTTCACTGAGTCTGCGACCACCAACATCGTACTCCTCTCAGATCGCGCCGATGACGTCTCCGCCGCCGCTTCGTCTAGCACCACCGTCGCCTGTGATGCAAACGTGGCCGCCACGTTACTTGATGACGCGATTCCCTCCGTCGTCTCAGCCTTATTTCGTGACATCGCCGTCGTATCTGTTGTCATCGTCGCTCAGCTACTCGACACTGTCTCGAGGATCGTCAACACCGATTCAGCCACCGTACGCTCCGTCGTTTGATTTCCTCACTCCGGCAAGACCAGTAGCCACAGCGGTTGAGAGTACACGGCGGAGTTACAGATCGCAATCAAGCCGTAACCGAAAAGACGAAACAATCCCGCCGCCGTATCCATGGGCGACTAACAAACGTGGAACGATACAAAGCCTAGAGAATCTCGAATCGAAGCAGATCACCACCATCACCGGCGACGTACAATGCAAGCACTGTGATAAAGTGTATCAGATAAGTTACAATCTGAGGGAGAAGTTCTCCCAAGTAGAGAACGTCTTCGTGACGCGCAAGAGGCTCATGAGAGAACGAGCTCCCACGTTTTGGACTAACCCAGACCCGATGAGATGCGACCTTTGTGGCCGTGACAAGGCCGTGAAGCCGGTCATTGCTGAACGGAAGAGTCAGATCAATTGGTTGTTTTTGCTTCTCGGACAGATGTTGGGTTACTGTACGTTGGAGCAACTCAAGAATTTCTGCAAACACTCCAGGAGTCACCGGACCGGAGCTAAGGATCGTGTGCTTTACTTGACGTATCTGGGTCTTTGCAGGATGCTTGAGCCTAACCGTGAGCTCTTTAACCGTGAAACCTCTAGGTGGTAA